The Lepeophtheirus salmonis chromosome 6, UVic_Lsal_1.4, whole genome shotgun sequence DNA window GATCCTGTAGACCGTCAATCTCGGCTAACATAGTGTCTTTGTAATCGCACGAATTATTTCTACAACGGCCACCTTTTCCCGTGCTCCGTGTTTGTTTTTACCTATTTGAACGAAACTTTTCGTGCTTAAACTATACTCCCAACCTCATTtgtcttgtaaaaaaatcctgTCAAATTAAAGTTGTCTAAGTTatagaacttaaaaaaaatgtcccaaTTTACCTGGACATCCctgtaatataaaatgaatccaaggggtaatttgattttttctacagAAATGCTGCCTTCCTCTTAGTGTTTACAATTTCAGATCATGATGGGTTTTGATAGGACTGAGTATACCTATCAGGCCAATATGTGCATCAAACctagaagaagagaaaaatcgatagctgatggagaaataatgttatttttttatgtatgtgttCTGCCACAATATCCAATCTCTTTTTCGTAATGAGTGTacctacaatgtacataatgACCTTCAAGTATATTAGAAACAAAACCAAGGCAAAACTAACAATTTTGATCTATGTATTTTgagaagaagacaaaaatattgCAACAAGGACGGCTAATTgacatttattgtaaatattatttaaccttAATATTCCAAATAATTACAGCAGAACAGAAGCTGCTTATAGTATTTATGTGATGAGGAGGATGATATATAGCcctgattgttttttttcacatcATAAAAATGCAATTACAAACATGCAATGCATATGAATAGTGTTCAAAAAtactacatacatttatttctgCGTgtcaatacatatttgaattttttttttgttcagagagagaaagatagacttgttcataaaaaaaaataaaaaatcttagtaATATAGATACTAGATATAATACTttgataaactaaaaaataatatgctcAAGGATGTACATATaggatataatattaattttccctATCAAGGCAGTGATGGTTATATGTAGTAGATCCttgcatattttgttttatttaccgagtggtccattaaaatttgaacattttgaattgtacacttcaacaatataaaatatattaattaacaatagaatttcaacaaaattaataccataaatataaatgtctctgacctttcttaatcattaatgtatcgCCCTTAACAGCCATGATGACTTCCAGGAGGCGGAAAAAGACGAGGCACCCGCTacagatgtagtcctttgtcataGCGTCGCAGTATTTCTGACGGTatctttgagggccttggtgtttgaatgacggatactgcaggccttcctctcaACATACACCCAAAAGATGTTGTCGAAGCTGTTGGTATCAGGGCTTTAGGGAGccaaaagggtaaaaaaaaaaaagagttcaaaataaactaaaagagtcttgcaacggaggagatgggtgtattttttattgcctgagtcaaaagtggcctctccatcctcacaattCTCTAACAGTCTGAtgtgaaaataaacaaatttgaattttttgtaatgtttaatttttccaatttttttctccgaaaaatttatttgtctgtaaatagctctattattgaaatttttatccaaaaaatataatattttaatctttttttcaaaagaatttatatttgaaatttaaactttccaaatagtataatttttgtgCAAAgttctagatttttgaaactttttgagaatcactatgtatttttttttcgaatggctttagatttttgaaatatttttcgaagaaatttaatattccgccccaccccccaaaaaaaaaatatatatatatataatcctgtagactCCTTGTCATCAGCACAACCCTAGTTATCAGtagaagtttataaaatatttcgtaGAAACTGGAAGtcccagaaaataaaaatttttagaaaaaaaaaaaaaatcaaataataatttttttgctctgctgcagaAAAACGCTAAAACTACTCCCCTATTAACCCTATGAATCATCTTTGCTTCTATTCCTAGAGAATTATATGAATTGTAGATGACATTTTATGAATACATGATTTATGTAGGcacaatattacatatatatgcatGCAGTGACCTGGAAGGTTTTCTgctatattattacttttttttattaataattacaaatcatTGATTTAATTGCATCAAATATGActcttaacaaaatatattcacgTATATCTCAAGTGTGATGTTCATCGATAagattgatttaatatatatatatattaagaagatTCAGCTAACAAAGTAAAGACATTCGTAACCTTGACTaaagattgaataatatatccCTCTTATTACGTCTTCCACACTGTAAgacaatgaaacaaaaaaaaggaaaaaaataaatagataattcgGTGAATCAATGAGTTTATTtacaacctttaaaaaaacaaaaaaattaaaaaatatgtatgtaaaaattacaTGTTATTCAACAAAGATGAATGAATCTTCAGTGTCAtgattgttttgtaaaaaaaataattccaagggCCTTCAATGAAGGCTCAAATCAACAACATTAGTActccaaatatatatgaatacagTGTACAACATTCTCGTTAGTCTCGGAATAGCATTGTGGATCGACCTCGGAGAAATTCCAGCCTATATATCAGGAGTGTCTGCAGGGGGGCATAGGAGGATGCACCTCCCAATTTAGGAACTTctgctttttatttaatattttgttttcaaaaattttaatatttgaatttttttaatttttttcaaaagtttaatttttgtgaataagggGGGAGGCagtggaaaaatatttagactttatcaagatgtatttttcaataaaatactaatatgatgtcttgactaccctaatcatcgatgaaGCCCTTTCTTGGCAGAATGATGGCTTTTGAATCAATTGCGGATGTAGTCCTtagacatggcatcccagtgctggctgatgATGTCCTTGAGGCTGTTGATATTTGGATGACGGATGGTGCCGGCCTTGGAATCAACAtgtacccaaaaagtgaagtccaataggttggcatctggtgagtagggggcacattttctttggcaaAGAAAGGGAAGTTGTCCTCCGACCAAatctgggcctttttggacgcGTGTGTAGGGCACCATTCTGCTGAAACACCACGTTTATGTCCGGGTAGTTGGGAGTGGACCATGGCAACAGGATAATCTCAAGTCGATATTCGTTGGTCATGTTCAGAAggatctatatattttttctttattttagtatttgacaggaacaatttcattgcattcatcaaaaccttgatttatgttgcaaaaacgaagtgtaaagattttttcggcggaaaaatttaatttttgaaattttgtacgaaaattaaaaatgtttggtgtgttattaaaataacttaatttaatattttggatgataaataacaaatatgtgCCCAAATCTTTCGTATTTTTGCAATCactccaaaaattacaattgaataattaattgtacaattCTTCTTACGCactttaatttcttcatctaaaataaaatatcctgaATGTCTAGGActtccttaaaattaaaatcttcaaatatttactgtaaAAAATCCATTTCTTTTTCTACTTGATTTAAACACAACAATTGCAGATTCATTTGAGAGTCATTGTTTTTGATCAGAATGGGTTGTCAAGTTATTTGTACGATCAAAATTGCATGCTGAGTCTGATAATAGAAAAGGAGtggattacaaattaataaaattaaacaacatAATGTTAAAGGAATATCTTCTCCCAAATAGTTAGATGGCGAATAATCAAAAGATAAAGTGACAGCTGTAGGAGAAGAAGTAAACAGCTGGTAATAAGTCGTAATGTTgaggaaaattaatatttattaattctttggtAAAGCAATTCGtttcattttgtataagttGTAAGAAGAggtttttcatttgattaaaagaaaaaacaatgggAACGACGACATTCTTCATAAGATATTCAATCCTTTTCTCCGATATACTCTTTAGGAATCGAGATATGCAATTCAATGGCCACAATTACATGTTTTAATAAAGAAGGAGTTTATGAACTATCAGGCCATTCTTTTACGTGTACAACTCCAGGAGAAGTAAATTTGAAGATGAATATGTGATAGTGCTTTATTCCTTTTAAAGGACATTAATACTTGTCTAAAAATTTCCTACAAATTCCTCTATTGTATTTGTAGGCACTACTCTTCTAAGGGTATATAACATTGAATCTAGTATATTTTTTGACGACAATTTCTACTAAATCCTCaacacattcaattttttgttgattataataagatttgtaATTGATGCCGAAGCTGCAGTCTGGCGAaaactttgaatgattttcaGTAAGAAAGTGTATGGAAACATTATCAAATGCACCTCAAATAGCCATTTATGCTACAAAAGCCatcatgatataatttatattctggCTTATTTAAAGCCATATAATGAACTCCTCCCAGTACAAAAATACAATGATCCTTCATTAAGTTCTCCAGAAATTGTTTAATACCTTCTCTTCttccattaatattttaattgtacgGGTTATCAGATAAATTTTCAgtcaaattatattgtttatttgtgaacacatttttcaaatactcaCAGTGTTAAGTCCCTGAGCTCTGTATTAAACCCATAGCCACGAGggaaaatgtaaacaaactCTCCATCCACTTTTTGATCATCCCTATTAGAGGCACCAAAATGTCCAAACACATAGATGCTTCATGACTCAATGGAGAAATAGAAGACATTTCTAGACATTGATCTCGCCAATAAGAAACACATTCGTAATAAAACCAATTAAAACAAGAAGTAAGTGTTTCCTAATAGATTCAGTGGTCCTAGTGAACAGAAACAACAATTTTCGATATACATTTCAATTCTACGCCCTTCTTCTACATTCACATCAAAAAATGGGACGTTTCCATGCCCCAAAGTTCAAATATCAGAGATATCGTCAGTACATGAAGGACAAATTGGGAATTCAcgacaaattatattatatcaatacaaCAATGGcctcaaatgatttaaaatataagcataatacataataattccAGATCCCCCGGTTAAGAACCTAATCCTACTAACATCTATTTTACTCATCCttataatctaatttaatgaTGTGGCATCTTTAAGAGACTATTGCAGTTTTACTGAAGCATTatacttctaaaaaaatcattcaatttaaaCTAGAGATTCTAAGGAATAAGCTTTTCTCTACGGTATTAGAAACTTCTTTCTGTAAGTAGTTAAATTTAATGTTACaagaatatcttttattttattataaacaaaaatagcaAGAAATAGAAAACccatttttctcattttcacataattaaaaaaaaaagtcgacttCTGACATCTTACGTGAGAGAAAAGAGATCAGTCCGTCCAGGAATCAATTCAAGTTAATAATAGCGTTTTTCGAAAAGGTAAGATGTAAAACAAGCCATTCAAGCTATGAAAAACGGTTTTTATAGAATCTCAAGGAACggattacttttatatttcaaaagccCAGAAACATCCAAACGGTTTTcagtatatttattacaaatcatcatttataaaagtatCAGAAGATGTAAACGAATATCGAAACAAGAACAGGAGTCAAAAGACGTCGATTAAAGAAATGATAAGTTCCAATCAATGTTCCAAGTCTACCTAAGAACAATTGGATGACGTCATTGTATCCATAACTGCTGAAAACAATGCAAGGCAAAATGGTATTCAACAAATCGCAggatttataagtaaaataatttggCGTGTTGAAGATAAATGTAGCTACGTATTTGCATTTGAGAATCATGAAATAAACTGTAAACACTCTCTACCATCAGCCgccaattatacatatatactcgtGTAGTGGTTTTATTTGTGAGcaatttatatgaagaaatttggaAAATGATATCCGCCAAAAATTCAGAGAAAACTACTTTCAAAAAGGGTAGCACACTGCAAatatcttttgataaaaattcaaatttggaggGACATTACCTCCATAAATCTGTGGAGGATGGAAGGTATGGACCTGGAATCCATCCTAACCTTTTTCTTCCTCAGTCTGGATGTTAAGACCGTAGCCACGAAGTCATATCACATTAGTTACATTAGTTCAGATCACAAGTCATTCGTCATAAAGAAAACGAACGACTTATTGAGGGGTAGAATAATTGAGAAGAGTAAAAGTACATGGGatagtttttgatttataagaaaCTCTCAAGAAGTTTATGTTTCTTTATGCTTATCTCCTCCCTTTACCATATGACTGTTTTTCAaacatcacaatttttttttttagtttaacaaACTTTTAAAGTACTACCTTTACGTTGAAGGGACATACTATTTACAGGCTTTGAAGCAAACTTCTTGTTGTACCAGTTCATACAATTATGTTAGAAAGGTTGTCATGTTGCATTTCTCTCTAAATTATGGAATAATTTAggtatcatttttgacaaaGATCACAAAAAGTTAGACCCTGAagaatgaaaaactattttgattgaaaattgaGTTACTAAGATATTATCATTATGGGGGTTTGCTGATCCACTGTCCAGATTTCATTACTCCTTAATAAGAACTACAATTGAATGTAATAAACTTCATGTATGTTTATGACATCCAGGAGTTAAGAGTCTTGAGCATCTTatcaattttcagaaaaatgccCTTTTCATTATCTCAAATCGAATTGACACAAAGTACATGCGTGTTAATATTACTAAATACTGACTTGTTGCGTTAGATCCTTCCTcttcctaaaaaaaacaaaaaaatgttgcaaaGTTAACATTTAGAGAAAAGAGTTGTTTAGTTGCTTTCAATTATCCGTTCCTTAAAGACGAAGATCCTTTTCTTAAGCATACTCCAACATCCTAAAAGAggaatacattaaaatattcatactaCGACAAAATATTGCTTAAAAGCTATTTTTACATACGTTGACTCAAGTTTAACTAACATCAAGAATATGAGAGGTTTTTTATGGGTAAGGGAACTCAATACTCCTTGAATTACACtccccttttctttctttcgaTCTACATAATATTCAATATCATGGTGTTTACGTAATAAATGGTGATTTAAGACAAAAACAGTCTGTAACCAAAGTTAAGAAACGAAAAAAATGAGTCAACATAGCCagatatttcattgacatattttgatcaactatagattttgtatttaaatttatgagatGAGATGAAATACCCAAGAATATTGactgtaatttataattttcataaaaataagaaaacttacagggtgtccactataaattggaactatcttaaaattcaacctgcttgataaaaaaggaatttggagtgtatttgttaatatgaaaaagttatacatgatattcaacaataaatttattcaacatatcctccctcagcagccaccatcttctccatcctgcccctaaaggatttgcatgccctgatgacttccgcggaatcgacagtaTTCCACTTCCTCGTAATGGAACCCTAaaggccgcgatgctcttgtggctgaccttgcacacctccctatccaacttcccctaccagtagtaatcacgcggattgaggtcgggtgagtggGAGGGCTAGGTGTTGCAATCCCCGAAAGTGATGTCGttggagttgaagaggttagtggtcctcatggcgatgtgtgcgggcgctgagtcttgttggaatatgaactccctcccagcggctgTATCCTTcctccaggggatgacgaactcctccatgacttcgcagtaccttatcgcgttaaccctttccttgggattgaagaagaaaggaggcatcacctcacaggtgctgcagatgacacccagggtcatcacagaggccggtaACTTTCtagtgaagaccgcagggacctcttctctctccttggcaatccacctgtcattctggaccttatagcttctgtcgacagtcgagttcttctcgtcggagaagaagatgattcttcatTCATGGCtgttcaggtcattgaggagacgcttaccgttggtgagcctggtggccttcatgaatgccattcggtatgacctgtacccgaggtcctcattcacagccttggagaccagctgcgtgctcactccacggttcttggccaacctggacaaggaagtccgcggcgaagccttgatggacttttggaggccttcaaggaagtggggagtgcggattcggtcacttctcatgttgtgggccttgcggcagaccttcccctcaatctcccaggcattgaagacccggtacaccgtggtcttggggtagttaagaagcttgtagatagcagagtgCTTGTGCCCCGTgcaagccaattcgaggatggcgtctctccttgcttgttccatgatgactattgtttgttgtcaaaacaattgtggtggaagttatagggcattgttcacacaaccttttatattagtatgatttaaccccgaatatccacattatggatctggatgaagtttaaaatagttccaatttatcgtggacaccctgtatttgaGCCGAAAATTCCCTTTTAGATCAAACCCTCTATCAAGTTCTCATTATTTCATTGCgacgattttatttttcttgctaATAAGAATGCTATTTGAAGCGTTTGCAAAGTATTAATCAGATCAATAAAACCATGGAGACtcgatttttgtatatatttatatatatataataatatctcaAATCTCGGAACCCATTCCGAAAGATcctacaaataaattcaataattataatttagaatcCTATCCATACTACCAAGGTACATTTATAGAAGGTTACAATACCGTTTTGTTGTGATCAATggaattatagattatttaaaacattttcaaaatgataattttgcttatattttcctaacttttctgtagaatattattatttcttttgatgtGACCCCTTGGGGAgtgtgttttattatttactagtaaattgttgtttttataactatttatactttcataattaaatatctcttttattatatgttttagtTTTCGCTTATCATTTTTCTGGGAGTTTTGATTGTGTCTGGATATCTGAATCATCAACAACATAAACGACGTGTCGCTCAAAGATAGACCCCAATTCATCCTTTTGTACGGATTCAACAATTTCATTATGGAGtagttgatttaaaaagaagacaATTCTCCTCACGTCCTCGAAAGAAAGACTTATTGAATAAGCTCCTCTCAAAAATAAAgcatactttataaataatacttttttttttacatatttgagaATTATCTTAGTTTTAAATTCATTGGTATCCTTTTCTaatcattcaataaattattattgtattgttGATAAGTTTGTTCATAATATGCCTATAATTTTGCATAAAGGAGGGAGTGTCctataagtatttgatttgttACCTAGACTTTAAACTTTTGGTAATTACTTATACAAACTTCCAGTGaaaaaggttgctgaataaatattggtaaaattcttattattttaattttacggtattaaaatgaccaaattaaaaatcaagtaaataccaGGTTAAGATTAAGTTTTATAACTACTTTACAAGTATGTTTGTTGTCtaccatacattattttatataatttataatgaagaaaatgttttgattgTCCTAACCTTACCAAAAGAACgaaggaaaaatagtaaaaagtgaactttgaaatataatttatcgcATTTTACGGGTTTTAGTACTAATAAAGTCCCCTTACAACGCGGACTTCCTTTCATGCAGATTAATATAGTTTCCAAAAACCCTGATAAGCGGGGACCACCTGTACATTAAATAactcatataaatttttgaaaatatgtatatcttaaAGCTTTTTGAGTTGCTTTTGAGATCAATAATAAGGTCAATAACGATTTGTGTtagataaacatatttaaatgacaTGTAACACAAATGAGAAACACCATAAATAGAAATGACTTCATCAAAAACTACTAGACTTATCTTTCacatatatacaaagaaataGTTATAATGTACTATTCATTTAGctatttttctttgatcaaCTGTACTTTCCCAAACATGATCCCTCATTTCCTTAACAAAATGTCTCATGCAAACCCAGCGATGATTTTTCTTCGTTATGGAAACTATAACCGTTTCATTTTTcgttgataaatatatttaatatgtatttaagaaaatcctatttatttggggcatgttaaagaaaatcacaaatcaacattgtaaacctaaaaatttgaagaatgtttaggagaagAGCAGcctaactgtcatgacgttttattagatcagctacccTCACCTGAGAAGAGcaaggagggagagaaggaaaaaacaaaaaaatccaaattactttgaagaaattataatattgcttatatAGTACAGAGAGCCACCTTTATTACATGTTTGAATGAGTTCAGCCATCGTTTTAGGATTCTCAAATGCAAataagtatttactaatattttcaaCAGACAAAAagatcctaaaatattttgaataatattttgacttaAATTGGTTTCAACAGTTGTGGGTAGAATGCCTAGGTAGATTTGAAATATTGACTAGAACTGATCATTTCATTTATAACCTCTACTGACCTCtggttcttatttttatttatatgttccGACACTTTTGACATAAAtgatgatttgtaaaaaaatgtaaagaactCAATATTGGAGATTTTTTGGCGTTTATCTATTTGACTTTCTCCTTGAGATTCCCTCGAAACTAATGATAACTTATATTCCTCGTTTCTTCATAACCCGAATGacttgttttatatttacacaaaataGTACCGTTAGTTTGAATAGAATCCTGGTCGtaactatatctttttttcccATGTAAGGTGCCACTTATTATGACactacagatgacgtcactgaatcatttttgtaatttctacTCATGAcgtattcaaatttttcttcagaACTCAATTTGTTGGTTTAGTTAAAAGAGTGAATTCATAGAGGCTTAGTTcccaaataatattcaaatatactcaGCGCCCTGGTGAACAAAAACAGTGTCGCTTTGTACTAATATTGATAACGTGATCTTCGTTTTTCTGCTtggttaaaaaagtaaaaatgccACTTCGTATCTAGTATTGATAATTACCATTGGACGGTAATCTATAACGACCACGATCTCTTAGTGACCTCAATGTTAATtgttagggtttttttttaatataaaaatattaaaaatggaaagaatGTCAACATTAGCTTAATATCCAACaagttttgaactttttttctttctctttgatgagaaaagattgatttattcaataaaaattgttcagtAATTTGCTCAGGATATCGATGAATTCTAAAATAAGATCATTCttaaatatgtaacaaaaaaaaaagagtatttttatagatcaatatatttcatttataaaatgaataaaaacataattaaactttgaaatttgtaaaccataattatcaaatatgacattacattaaaaaacaatacggtataaatcaaataaaccaTAACTATCAAATATGAGATTACATTGAAAAGCAAtactttataaatcaaataaaccaAATACATTTGGAGAATCATTCGTCCACGGAAATATAGACAGAATATATACGAATTACATTCATAGTTTAGGATGATTTGTAGCGCAGCTACCGAAAAGGAGTGAGTATTTGAATACTCATTTAGTTTAAGGTGGCAAAGGAACTCTGAAAGAAGCAAAAGAATGAAATTAGTAATTAGATCCCATAGGTGTATAACAAGTCTTACTTCAGGTTGAATAACATCGTTTAAAGTAAATCGAGAGAATCCTGGAATATCCTCAgctttcatataataaaaattaggaaCAGTTTTGAGGCTTGAGGGCTCCTTGATTTCTCTCCTCAAGTTGAGAGGCAATTTGGCAACGTGAATAACTTTCTTAGGAGCAGAGCGGAAGTTTGACAAAGGATGTCGGAATCGTCTAATCAAAAGCATCATTAGTTATAGGCTGAGGTGTTAATCACAAGGAACTTACCTCTCGacaaatggtttatttttgagAGGAGCTGGTCCAAAGAATCTATTTTTTCGTGGACGTGAGGAGAATCGTCTTCGTCTAAAATCAACGACTCCGTTATGAAATTGTTGAATCCGTCCGAAAGGATGTGTTGGGGTGTATCTTTGAGCGACACGTCGCTTATGTTGATGTTGATTCGGATATCCAGACACAGTCAATACTCCAAGGAGAATCAAAAGGGataactaaaaaatgtaataaaaagagataaattaattatgaaagtaTAATCAGTTATTAAAACAGCAATTTACTAGTAAATAATACAATACTAAGGGTTTCAATCATATGATTCAgttttaaattatgcaaatatataaatttaaagatatgCTGCGTACAAATTTGGaattatgtacaagttgtaacttgtataaaccGATTGtataagttacaatttgtacatcCTATTACCCCTTTTTCCATTGCAACTACCGTCATATGAATTACATTCTATTAATTGTTTCTATTGTTCTAATTAGGTCTATATTAATATCTcacattttatgtatgtacgtgtaatataactgtggacaTTTCAACTATATATAATGTGATTATCAATTcgtaattaacaataaaattccTGAATATATCGTCTATCTAaagaacattaaattaaaacattatctTATATACATGTAGAGTATAAATTcttcattcataattataactacattatatttttttattacaaaaaatttacattttgctTATGCTATTTACAAACTGGAAATGAAGTCGTTTGGTTACAAAAAATGGTTTACAcgtcaaaataagaaaaatcaaaggGGCCTTGATAGATccgtgcaaaaaaaaaaaaaaaagttatctacaTTATTTCATCTACAAAATGACTTTGTATCGGCCTTGCCCGAGGAAAAATTAGATACTATTTcatttgttcttatttttaatcattgaaCCATAATTACAGGGGTTTCCCAGCTTATCGCAGTTTtagggaacaagaaaaatctgcataatatatgattaattctgcgttttttgatgactttttttttagcagtaaaatttgaaaaaatgggggaaattatttttcaaagtgcactttttactatttttctttcgTTCTTTTAGTAAGGTTAGGACACTCaaaagattgttttaattataaattatatataaaataatgtatgacaGACAACATACTTGTAAAgtagtttcaaaatttaatctgaattgggtatttacttgattttttatttggtcattttaatactttaaaattaaaataatcagaactttaccgatatttattcagcaatctttttaaagtttgtatAAGAAGTAATAGCCAAAAGtctaggtatcaaatcaaatacttacaggacAATCCCccctatgcaaaattataaacttctataatatgaatatataggcaTAGTATGAATGAACtcatcaacaactacaaaaattcttgtttaccataagatttagtttttcattatttggaattttaatattaaatgaatgcGATATGTGGGAAATATACTTGACTAAAC harbors:
- the LOC121120587 gene encoding uncharacterized protein, with amino-acid sequence MRGFLSLSLLILLGVLTVSGYPNQHQHKRRVAQRYTPTHPFGRIQQFHNGVVDFRRRRFSSRPRKNRFFGPAPLKNKPFVERRFRHPLSNFRSAPKKVIHVAKLPLNLRREIKEPSSLKTVPNFYYMKAEDIPGFSRFTLNDVIQPESSFATLN